GACACGCGGCCCGACATTCTGGTGTGCAGCTATCACGGTGTGCCGCTGCGCTATCTGATGGAGGGCGATCCGTACCATTGCCAATGTCAGAAAACGACGCGCCTGCTGAAAGAGCGACTGGGCTGGCAGGACACAGAGATCACGACGACTTTCCAATCAAAATTCGGCCCCGAAGAATGGCTGAAACCCTACACCGTGGAAGAGGTTGCGCGCCTGGCTGAGACCGGTAGGAAAAACATCGCCGTATGTGCACCCGCGTTCTCTGCCGACTGCATCGAAACGCTCGAAGAGATCAACGAAGAGATCAAGGAAAGCTTTGAAGAAGCAGGCGGCGAGACGTTTACGTACATCCCGTGCCTGAACGACGACGATGCGCATATTGATGCGCTGGGCACCGTGATCCAGGAAAACCTACGCGGCTGGCTGGACTGATCGGGCCGCCACACAAATAAAAAAGGCGGCTCGCGATGAGCCGCCTTTTTCTTTTCATATTGTCCGGGACTTAGTCCGAAACAACAGCTGCAACTGCGATCAGGATCAGCAGGGGCAGGATGATGCCACCGGAAGAGCTTTGAGTCTCTTCAACGATCACGGGTGCTTCGATGATCGGCTCGGCAGGTGCGCCAGCGAATGCGGTCGAAGCAGCAGCAGTCAGTGCAGCAGCGAGAACGAGTTTTTTCATATTAACCTCCAGTTACGCGCACCAGCAAACAGCGCTGGAACGCACCCAAGACTTACCTCGTGAGTCTGTGTAAACAGCAATATCGCGCGATTGAAAACCATGTTTCAGGGACTTAGCCGCCGATCCGCCCTAATGTCGTCAAATTAGCAACACTTGCGTGCCGACGTTCGCCATCTCGTACAGCTCTTCGATATGTTCGTTGTACAGGCCGATGCATCCGTTCGAGGACCGGCGCCCGATCTTGCGCGTATCGTGGGTGCCGTGAATGCGGTAATACGTCCAGCTGAGGTGCAGCGACCGCGTGCCCAACGGGTTTTGTGGGCCGGGGCCGATATAGTCGGGCCACTCGGGATTGCGTTCCTTCATCGACGGGGTCGGGCGCCAGTCGGGCTCCGGATCCTTGAGGATGACACGGGTACGGCCCCGACGGGTCAGATCTTCGGTGAGCGGAACACTGGACGGATACAGCTTGTAGATCGTCTGCGCCTCGTTCCAGTAGTGGACCGCGCGGCTGTCGATATCAACCAGGATCGCCCCGTTTTTCAAGTTGTCGAAATAGGGCTGCCAAGCCAGTGACCGAAAGCTTGAAATATTGCGCCGCGCGCTGAGCGTCGGATCGCGGGAGGCCTGGCCTGCCGGGACGTCCTGCGCCAGCGCCGGAGCGCCGATCAGGGCTGCCGAACCGGCCAAAAAGGCCCGTCGACTTGGGGTGTTGAATGATTTCTTGGACATTGAATGCCTCTCCGATGGTGTATTCCTGCCACTCGCGCGGACAATATTGCGTGAAAGACGCAGTCGCAAATCAAACAGATGTCATCGCGCAGCATCACGCCGATGTGGGTTTGTAATGCAACTCCCGACCGGCTATCGAGTTTCAAACAATATTCAAGATGTGCAGGAACAATGCGTAAACTCTCGGTTCTTCTGGTCGCTCTTTTGACACTTGCCGCATGTGCCACACCACCTGCCGCGCCATCGCGCGGTGAAGATGGCAGGCCTTTGCCCAAGCTGTACCGCATTCGGGGCAATGACACGGCCAAGCTTCAGTTCCGTATGCTGGATTCGGTGAATGCGCTGCGCAGTGCGCAAGGGGCCGCGCCGGTCACCTTGAACCCGCAACTGAACGCCGCCGCCGCGACCCATTCGCGTGACATGTCGCTACAGAATCGCCCCTGGCATTTCGGATCCGACGGGTCGTCTCCCATCGATCGGTTGCAGCGGGTTGGATACACGGGCAGCCTTGTGGGCGAAAACATTTCGGAAACCTACGAGACCGAACTTGAGACACTGGCCGCCTGGATGGAGCAGCCCGATACGCGCCGCACGATTCTGTCGCCCCAGGCCGCAGATATGGGATTTGCCTGGTTTCAGGAACAGAATGGCAAGATCTGGTGGACCATGGTCATGGGCAATCCGAACAACACGCCGCTGATCCCCGAAGCAAACCCATCCGCATCCCGTCTGGTGCCGCCCGATCCGGCAGAGGCCGATGTCGAAACCGCCATCGACGATACGCAAGAGGACGTGGTGATTATCACCACGCCCGCATCCGGCACCTG
The DNA window shown above is from uncultured Tateyamaria sp. and carries:
- a CDS encoding L,D-transpeptidase, with translation MSKKSFNTPSRRAFLAGSAALIGAPALAQDVPAGQASRDPTLSARRNISSFRSLAWQPYFDNLKNGAILVDIDSRAVHYWNEAQTIYKLYPSSVPLTEDLTRRGRTRVILKDPEPDWRPTPSMKERNPEWPDYIGPGPQNPLGTRSLHLSWTYYRIHGTHDTRKIGRRSSNGCIGLYNEHIEELYEMANVGTQVLLI